The following are from one region of the Anomaloglossus baeobatrachus isolate aAnoBae1 chromosome 1, aAnoBae1.hap1, whole genome shotgun sequence genome:
- the LOC142254969 gene encoding LOW QUALITY PROTEIN: uncharacterized protein LOC142254969 (The sequence of the model RefSeq protein was modified relative to this genomic sequence to represent the inferred CDS: inserted 2 bases in 1 codon), with product MASLHDHVESDSLASSLLPQGRGGSARVESDDAGRRQEPGSSAAGLTAPRQPDGAFSEIGTCSRSQRSDLSNGVVGSAIRAARKLISGSLSGGTWSAYSQAWKVWEDWKLSVGGDMEDNGRLLMLVGHYWEAGWSVPKVNRFLAGLAFGFKVRGLKDVTKSFLVVQALKGWRRGWKVEDKRRPISYDLLLSLGRQVDRVCTSIWEKRLFKLAFSLAFFAALRLGELVCTSRFKRDGLSRDNVDLYEDRIEILIRSSKTDQLGKGCRVVVFGVPGSAXCPVRCLREFGSVAGGANIPLLVHADGSSLSRFQFISIFKRCLERGGFSSADFGSHSFRIGAATEAARRGLSDEVVKRIGRWESGRFKSYVRIDRL from the exons ATGGCAAGTCTACATGACCACGTCGAAAGCGATTCGCTCGCATCGAGCCTCCTCCCTCAAGGCCGTGGGGGCTCTGCTAGAGTCGAATCGGATGATGCAGGAAGGCGTCAGGAACCAGGATCTTCGGCTGCTGGGCTTACAGCACCCAGGCAGCCAG ACGGCGCTTTTTCAGAGATTGGCACCTGCAGCAGAAGCCAAAGGTCTGACTTGTCCAATGGAGTTGTGGGTTCTGCCATTCGAGCGGCAAGGAAGCTGATTTCCGGATCATTATCAGGTGGTACCTGGTCAGCCTACTCACAGGCTTGGAAGGTTTGGGAGGATTGGAAGTTATCTGTAGGGGGCGACATGGAGGACAATGGTCGGTTGTTAATGCTAGTAGGCCATTATTGGGAAGCTGGTTGGTCGGTTCCAAAAGTTAATCGTTTTTTAGCTGGTTTAGCCTTTGGCTTCAAGGTTAGGGGCCTTAAGGATGTAACAAAATCCTTTTTAGTCGTGCAAGCACTAAAAGGATGGAGGAGAGGTTGGAAAGTGGAAGATAAGAGAAGACCAATTTCTTACGACTTGCTGTTGAGTTTGGGGAGGCAAGTGGATAGGGTTTGTACTTCTATTTGGGAGAAGCGTCTCTTTAAGTTAGCTTTTTCCTTGGCATTCTTTGCAGCTTTGCGGTTAGGGGAGCTGGTGTGCACCTCCAGATTTAAAAGGGATGGTCTATCGAGGGATAATGTCGATCTTTATGAGGACAGGATTGAAATATTAATCCGTTCTTCTAAAACTGATCAGTTAGGAAAAGGTTGCAGAGTGGTGGTGTTTGGAGTCCCCGGATCGGC GTGTCCGGTCCGTTGTTTAAGGGAATTCGGTTCAGTAGCTGGTGGGGCTAACATTCCGTTGTTGGTACATGCGGATGGTTCCTCATTGTCTCGATTTCAATTTATATCTATTTTCAAACGCTGTTTGGAGCGGGGTGGTTTCTCATCAGCGGATTTTGGCAGCCATTCATTCAGAATAGGGGCAGCCACTGAAGCAGCCAGGAGAGGGCTCAGTGATGAAGTGGTAAAAAGGATTGGAAGGTGGGAATCTGGAAGATTCAAGTCATATGTGCGAATTGACAGGTTGTGA